CGGTTGGAAATATGGAATGAATTCGTTGGCGTCCAGGGCACGTCGCAACTCGTGGGTGGGCGCTGAAGAGCGCTTCTGCAGCCAGTGGGCGAGGGTGCCGGCCAGCACACCAAAAAACACCACCAGACTGAACACGGCCGGATAACGCGCCTGCATGTAACGCCAGACTTCGCCCTCGGGCATGCCGACGTCGACGCTGTATTGATAGCGGCTGGAAGCCAGGATGTGAGGGGCTGTGGCGAATTCCGGCGGCGCGTCAGCATGGACCTTGCCGTCGGCGTCCAGCCAATTGGAACCCACCTTTAACACCAGGGAGGCGTAGCGGCTGATCAGGCGTAGGGCATTGGTGAGGTGGTAGCCGTCAATTGAGGCGAACGCGCCTCGATCACCGTCAACCAACCGGTACACCAGCAGTGCGGTATCCGGCGTGACGGGGTTGCCGTTCATCAACCACAGGCGTCCGCCGACGTAGTCTTCAGGATTGACCGGCGACTCATACCTGCTGCCGAACAATGAACTGCAATAGATGTTTTTCTGCCAGGACAAGGTGGTGGCGCGCACGAATGGTCGGCGCGTGACCTGCTCACGCAGTGCCAGCTTCGCCGCGTTGTCACACGGCGAGCCGGCCAGCGGCAACAGCTCCTGGGCCGCGAGGGCGGTATTGTCGAGCATCAAGTCGAACTGACGTACCGCTTCCCGGGCCGTTTGCGCGGTGCTTTGCTCAAGCGTGCGCTCGGCTTGCCAATAAAGAATCATGACCCCCAGCAAAACCGGGAGCAGGCCGCAGACTGTGCTGAAGAAATAACGGGCAACTCGGCTTCGTGGGCCTTTGGAGGTCAGGGGCATAGAAGAGCGGCCAGGCAGAAAAGAAGGGGAATGTCCCGATGATAGATGGCATTGCCACAAGGCGCTCAGCAAAACGTAACAATGCTTGCCTGTGGACGATGAGTTCAAGCCGGAGCGGGATACAGCTTTTGTGCCAGTGCAATGAACGCCAGTGTCGCGGGTGACGACTGGCGGCGGTCGAGCACCGCCAGGCCAATCCGGCGCGGTACTTCGGGCGTCAGCGGCCGCACTACGTAACGCGAGTCGGCGGCTGCCGGCAGCGAAGCCTGCGCAACGATACTCAACCCGTCGCCACGGCTGACCGCTTCGAGTGTGCTGAGCAACTGCGCGCAGCGGTAACGCACTTTCGGTTGTAATCGAGCCTGGCTGAACAGGCGCATGACCAGTTCCGAAGACCCTGCGTCAGTCAGAATAAACGGCTCATCACACAGCGCTTGCAGGGGCAGCGCGGCATGGATGGCTAGCGCATGGCCGGCCGGTAACAGTGCGACCAATTGGTCTTGCAGCAGCGCCACCGTGTCGAAGCGGTCCTGCCCCAGGACGACAAACCCCACATCCACCCTCCGTTCATCCAGCCACTGCATCACCTGCCGGTCGGGACCTTCGTCGATGTGAACTTCGATGCCTGGGTAGGCCAGACGAAAGTGCTTGAGAATGTTGGGCAGCAAGCGGATGGAGGCCGTCGGCCCAAACGACCCGATTCGCAGCGTGCCACGCTTCATGCCGCGGGCGTCGGCGGCTTCCTGCTGCAGCGTGCTGGCCAGTCCCAGCATGGCACGGGCGCGGCCGAGCAATTGCACGCCGATATCACTCGGTTCCACCAGGGTCTGGTTACGTCGGAACAACTCCACGCCCAGTTCCTGCTCCAGTGCCTTGATCGCATGGGACACCGCCGACTGGCTGATGCCCAGGCGGTGAGCGGCGCTGGTGAAGCCCTGCAGCTCGGCGACCAGGGAAAAGATTTCCAGTTGGGTCAGGGTCATGAGGAAAGACTCATTTTACGATGACGGATCATTACTTGAAGAATAGGCCCTCACTCATTCTCCGTGCAAATTTATGCGCTCCATCGATGATGGCTTCACTTACCTCAAGCTTGGCGCTGTCAGCATGATCTGGGGCGCAACCTTCGTTGCCGGGCGTTACCTGGCCGAGGTCGACCCGTTGCTCGCGGCGAGCCTGCGCTTTGTGTTGGCCAGTATGGCGCTGGCGTTGTACATGCTGCTCGCTCGGATCCGCTTGAGGTGCCCGAGCCCGCGACAATTGGCGCAACTGACAGCCCTGGGGTTCTTCGGGATTTTTTTCTACAACCTGTGTTTTTTCTATGGGTTGCACTACATCAATGCGTCGCGCGCTTCATTGATTGTGGCCTTGAACCCGGCCGTGATCGGCCTGGCGGGCTGGTGGTTGTCCAACGAGCGTCTGGAGCGCAGCAAATGCGTGGGTATCGCGCTGTGTCTGGGCGGGGCGGCGGTTGTCATTGTCAGTCGCAACCCGCAGCTACTGCAGGACAGCGCCGAAGGCTGGCGCGGCGATCTGTTGATACTCGGCTGTGTGCTGGGGTGGGGCGTCTATTCGCTGGGCTCGCGCCAGTTGAATCAAACCCTGGGACCGTTGCAAACGGTTACGTGGTCGATTTTGCTGGGCACGTTGATGCTCCTCGTCACGACCCTCGTCACCGGGCGCATGACCCTGTCAGGCCTGAGCGCGCTGCATGTCTCGCACTGGGCCAGCCTGGGTTACCTGGGTGTAATGGGATCGGCCCTGGCCTATATCGGCTACTACGATGGCATCCGGCGCATAGGCGCGACGCGTTCCGGGGTGTTCATTGCGCTCAACCCGCTCACGGCAGTCATTTGCGCGGCGTTGCTGCTCGGCGAACACCTGACCCTCCCCATGCTGCTGGGCGGGGGTGTGATTGTCACGGGCATCTACCTGAGCAACAAACCCCTTGCGCGCGGCAAGGCAATGGGGATTTGATAAGAGTGCGTGCAAATAGAGCACGGACAAATAGTGTTACGCTGTGTAGAATCGATTTACGCATACAAGAATATGGACTTGCGCTCACGCAAGCCTCGCCGTCAGAGACTGATGACACCATGAAGCAACTCGGTTCCCCCCTCATCTTTGGTGACTTCCTCGCCCGCAGTGTGCGAGGCCTCTCCTGTGCGCCACCCGCTGACCTCATCCTTGCTCGCAAAGAACCACATGGCTGGTAAATAACCAGTTGTTACCCAAGCATGATGAGGCACCCCACATGACCGACCAATACGAAAACCCGATGGGCCTGATGGGCTTTGAATTCATTGAGTTCGCATCGCCGACCCCGGGCCTCCTGGAGCCGATCTTCGAGATCATGGGCTTCACCAAGGTGGCGACTCACCGTTCCAAGAACGTGCACCTGTATCGCCAGGGCGAGATCAACCTGATCCTCAACAATGAGCCCAACAGCCTGGCCTCCTACTTCGCCGCCGAACACGGCCCGTCGGTGTGCGGCATGGCGTTTCGGGTGAAGAACTCGCAGCAGGCCTACAAGCGCGCCCTGGAACTGGGCGCGCAGCCGATTCATATCGAAACCGGCCCGATGGAGCTGAACCTGCCGGCGATCAAAGGCATCGGCGGCGCGCCGTTGTACCTGATCGACCGTTTTGGCGAAGGCAGCTCGATCTATGACATCGACTTCGTCTACCTCGAAGGCGTAGACCGTAACCCGCAAGGCGCCGGCCTCAAGGTTATCGACCACCTGACCCACAACGTCTATCGCGGCCGCATGGTCTACTGGGCCAACTTCTACGAAAAACTGTTCAACTTCCGTGAAGCGCGCTATTTCGACATCAAGGGCGAGTACACCGGCCTGACTTCCAAGGCCATGAGTGCGCCGGATGGCATGATCCGCATCCCGTTGAACGAAGAATCGTCCAAGGGCGCAGGCCAGATCGAAGAGTTCCTGATGCAGTTCAACGGCGAGGGCATCCAGCACGTGGCGTTCCTCACCGACGACCTGGTCAAGACCTGGGACTCGCTGAAGAAAATCGGCATGCGCTTCATGACCGCGCCGCCGGACACTTACTACGAAATGCTCGAAGGGCGCCTGCCCAACCACGGTGAACCGGTGGACCAGTTGCAGGCGCGCGGCATTTTGCTGGACGGCTCGTCGATCGAAGGCGACAAGCGTCTGTTGTTGCAGATCTTCTCGGAAACCCTGATGGGCCCGGTGTTCTTCGAGTTCATTCAGCGCAAAGGCGACGATGGGTTCGGCGAAGGCAACTTCAAGGCGTTGTTCGAGTCGATCGAGCGCGATCAGGTACGTCGCGGTGTATTGACCGCCGACTAAGCCGAAAAGAAGCCCGGCTTCGGCCGGGCTTTCTTTTGCCTGGGATTCAGGCCTTGCGCTGACGCACCAGATGCTTGAACCCCTCAAACACCAGCACCATCACGGCCAGCCAGATCGGGATATAGGTCAGCCATTGCCCGCCCTTGATACCTTCACCCAGCAGTAGCGCCACCGCAAGCAACAACACCGGCTCCACATAGCTGAGCAGGCCGAACAGGCTGAAGGCCAACAACCGGCTGGCGATGATATAGCTCACCAACGCCGAAGCACTGATCAAGCCCAGCATGGGAATGAGCGCGTACAGCTTGGGCTGCGCATCCAGTACCGCGAAGCCTTGTTCGCCGCTTTGCACAAACCACCAGGCCACCGGCAGCATCAGCGCCATGTCCAGCCACAGGCCGCCCAGATGGTCGGTGCCCAGGTATTTGCGCACCACGAAATACACCGGATAACCGATGATTACCACCAGCGTCGCCCAGGAAAAACCGCCGGCCTGGTACAACTCGTTGAGCACACCCAGCGTGGCAAACGCCACGGCGATCTGCTGCAAGCGCGACAACTGCTCGCCGTAGACCAGGCGCCCGGTCAGCACCATGGTCAGCGGCAACAGGAAATACCCCACCGACACGTCCAGACTGCGCCCATTAAGCGGTGCCCACATGAACAGCCATAACTGCACACCGAGCAGTGCGGACGAGACCAGCACGCCGCCGATCAGGCGCGGCCGGGCCGCGAGCATGCGCAGCAGCTCCCACACCCGTCGCCATTCGCCGCTGACCAACATGAAAACGGTCATGCAGGGCACGGTCAGCAACATGCGCCAGCCGAAAATTTCCAGGCCACTCAAGGGAGTGAGCAACGATGTGAAGTAATACATCACGGCAAACAACACCGAGGCCGATACCGATAACACAACACCTTTAGACACGCTGTCCTCGCGAAAGCCGATTGAAATAAACAGGAAGAATCAAGAGGGAGATTATGGTGCTTTTGGCGGTTCAGGTGCGCTGTTTTGGGGCGCAAGACGGAAAAAGGCTGGAAATGGTCGTTTTACATGCTTGGCTCGAGCGCTCCCACAGGGGGCGCCGGGCCCGCGAGCCTCCGGAACTACCTACGAGCGTACCCTACGGCCCGGGACAAAGTGACTCACATCATTGAACCCCGGCGTGGACGAGTGCCCGGGCGTCACCAGCGAATCGATGAACGCCTCATCTTCAGCGCTGATCTTCACCTCGAGTGCGCCGGTATAGGCATCCCACTGCGCCTCGGTGCGCGGGCCGACAATCGCCGAGCTCACTGCCGCGCTATTGAGCACCCAGGCAATCGCAAACTCGACCATGCCCACGCCACGGCCCTGGGTGTATTGCTGGATCTGCTGGGCGATGCGCAGCGACTCCACGCGCCATTCGGTTTCCAGAATGCGTTTGTCCTGGCGTGCAGCGCGGCTGCCAGGCTCGGGCGTCAGGTCGGGCGCGTACTTGCCGCTGAGCACGCCACGCGCCAGCGGGCTGTACGGCACCACCCCCAGGCCATAAGCGGCAGCGGCGGTGATTTGCTCGACTTCGGCCTGGCGATTGACGATGTTGTACAACGGCTGACTGATGATCGGCCGGTCTACGCCCAGGCGCTCGGCCACGCGTATGACTTCGGCAATACGCCAGCCGCGATAGTTGGACAGCCCCCAATAGCGAACCTTGCCCTGGCGAATTAAATCGCCGATCGCTGACACCGTGACTTCCAACGGTGTGTCGTGGTCCTCGCGGTGCAGGTAGTAAATGTCCAGATAGTCGGTGTCCAGGCGGCCCAGGCTGGCCTCCAGCGCGTTGAACATACGCTTGCGGCTCAGCCCGTTGCGGTTGGGCATGCCATCTGCCGGGCCAAACCCTACCTTGGACGCCACCACCCAATCCTGACGGTTGCGCGCGATGGCCTCGCCGACGATCTCCTCGGAGCGTCCGCCGGTGTAGACGTCGGCGCTATCGATAAAGTTGATGCCTTGATCCCAGGCCTTATCGATGATGCGCAGCGAGTCTTCAGTGCTGGTCTGTTCGCCAAACATCATGGTGCCCAGCGTCAGTGCGCTGACCTTCAATCCGGACTGGCCCAACGTGCGGTAAATCATGCAAAGCTCCTCAAAGCAGGCAAACGTGTGTCATGCAATACCAGACACGAGTCCTCTGGAACAAGCTCTGCGCGTGTTTCTTCATGCACTCAGCAACGTCCGGCAGCGCGCCTGTAAAAAACGCTGCAGCACTTTCACCCGTTCCGAAACCTGCAGGCGATGGGGACACATCAGGTTGAACGGCGCCGGTTCGCCTTGCCACCCATCGAACAAGGCCACCAGCCGGCCGGCGGCAAGGTCGCCCACCACATCGAGTCGAGCTTTGTAGGCGATGCCGTGCCCGGCCAGGGCCCAACGGCGCACGATTTCGCCGTCGTCGCTGAGATAGTCGCCGCTGACCTCAACCTCTTCAACCTGCGCGCCCTGGCGAAAGCGCCAGGTCTTGCTGACCTGGCCCTGGCGCATGTAACGCAGCGCGCTGTGCCGTGACAACTGTGTCGGATGCAGCGGTGTGCCGTGCCGCGCCAGGTAAGCGGGGCTCGCGCAGGCTATGCGATGGTGGTCGGGCGCGATGGGCAGGGCGACGAGGCTGGAGTCCTGGGGCACGCCGAAGCGCAGGGCAATGTCGACCGTATCCCGAAACAGGTCAGCGTTACTGTCGTTGAGCATCAATTGCAAGCGGATGTGCGGGTGCTCGGCCTTGAACGCGTCCAGCCAGCCCAGCACCACGTTGCGCCCGAAATCCGACGGTGCCGCCACCTGCAGCAAACCGGTCAGCCCCTGGCTGTGCTGCTTGAGCGCCTGTTCACCCTCGGTCAATGCGGCCAGCGCAACGCGCACGCTGTCCAGATAACGCCGGCCTTCCTCGGTCAGTCGCATGCTGCGCGTGGACCGGGCGAACAGGCGCAGGCCCAGGCGGGTTTCCAGGCGCTTGAGGGCGATACTTGCCGCTGCCGGGGTCAGGCTCAGCCCGCGTGCCGCAGCAGAGAGGCTGCCTGAATCGGCGGTGCGTACAAACACTTCAAGATCCTGGATAGAGCTCATTTGTAAAATTCCTTTAAGGATCTTGTCGTTTTACCGGGATTTTTCTCCGATTACCAAGCGTGGAGGATGAAGCCTCACTTATCAATCAGGACATATTCCATGACAACGTCCCTCTGCGGTTCAACCATTATTGTGATCGGCGGCAGCAGCGGTATCGGTGCAGCCGTCGCCAAAGCGGCTGCCGAACGCGGTGCAAACGTGGTGGTGGCGGGGCGACGCCTGACCTCGGCGGTTCACGACGGCATGCGCAGCGAGCCGGTGGATGTCAGCGACAGCGCCTCGTTGCAACGCCTGTTCGAAAGCGTGGGGCGCTTCGATCATCTGGTCTATACCTGCGGCCCCTCGGTCAATGCCAAGACGCTCGTCGACACCGACCTGGACGAAGCGCAAGGCAATTTCAATGTGAAGCTCTGGGGCGCATTGCGCACGATTCAACAGGCACTGCCGTTTCTGCATGAACATGGCAGCATCAGCCTGACCTCCGGCCAGTTGGGGCGCAAGTTGGTGCCGGGACAGTTCATCAAGATCGGTATCAATGCCGCCACCGAAGCGCTGGGCAAGCAGTTGGCCAAGGAGCTGGCGCCGCGCCGCGTCAATGTGATCAGCCCCGGCGTGATCGATACACCGGCCTATGCCGGACTTGGCGACGAGCAGCGCCTGGCGATGTTCGCCAGGGTGGGCGGGGCCTTGCCGGTGGGGCGCGTGGGGCAGGCGCAGGAAGTAGCGGCAGGGTATGTGTTGGCGATGGAGAACGGCTTTATGACCGGCGCCGTGATCGATATCGACGGCGGCGGACAGTTGTAATTGCGCTCCCACAGGGGCATAGGTATCTACACAACATGGGTATGACGCCGACATGTGGCGAGGGAGCTGGCTCCCGTGGCGGCCTGTAACCCACGGTTACCAATCTGATACACCTCGGTCCAAATGTGGGAGGTGGCTTGCCCCCGATGGCGGCCTCCGGGCCGACCAGGATGTTGGATCAGACCGAGTACATATCCGTTTCTGCGGTAACGGCCACTTAGGGTTCCGCCCTGACGGCGGCTCACTTTGGAAAAGCCCCAAAGTAAGCAAAGGGCTCTTGCCCCACCACTCGGCACCTCGCTCAGGCTCGGTGTGCCCTCACTCCGGCTTGAATCCGTGGGCCGCCGCAATGGGCCATCCATGGCCCAGTGCGGCTAACCCGGCGTCCTGCCGGGTTACCCACGAATTCAAACCTGCGTTCGGCCAGCGTGGTTTAACGGGGCGCCTAAGATCAAAAGCAGATCAAAAGCAAGAGCGGCTCGCTTCGCATCGTGGTTACGGTTGAGCGCTACAGAGTTGTATGGATACCTATGCTCACATGGGCGCGCTTTAGACCTTCAAGGTGCGCGTCATCCGCAGCGCCAACACACTGCCAGCAACGATCACTGCGGCCAGCAGATACAGGGCTACGTCCGTGGACCCGGTAGCATCTTTCACGAAGCCTACGATGTACGGGCTGAGAAACCCGGCCATCTGGCCCATGGAGTTGATCAACGCCAGCCCGCCGGCCGCGGCGCCCGCGCTGAGCATGGCGGTGGGCACCGGCCAGAACATCGGCAGGCCGGTGAGGGCGCCCATGGTGGCGATGGTCAGGCCGAGGATGGCGATCGCCGGGGTAGTGGCGAAATTCACCGCAATGACCAGGCCGATCGCGCCCATCAGCATCGGCACCACCAGGTGCCAGCGGCGTTCCTTGCGCAGGTCGGCCGAGCGGCCCACCAATAACATGAACACGGCGGCCAGCAGGTACGGGATCGCACTGAGCCAGCCAATCACCAGGTTATCGCTGAAACCCAGGTTCTTGATGATCGACGGCAGCCAGAAGTTGATCGCATAGACGCCGCTCTGGATGCAGAAGTAGATCAGGCCGAACGCCCAGATCGCCGGGTTCTTGAACACCTCGGCCAGGGAGTCGGTGGTGGTTTTGGGTTTGTTCGCCAGATCAATGGCCTGGTCGGCTTCCAGCAGCGCGCGCTCGTGGGGCTTGAGCCACTTGGCGTTGGCGAAGCTGTCGCTGAGCAGGAAGTAGGCGAGGGCGCCGAGGGTCACGGTGGGGATGCCTTGCAACAGGAACATCCACTGCCACCCGGCAAGGCCACCCTGGCCGGCCGCGAAGTGGTTCAGAATCCAGCCGGAGAACGGGCTGCCGAGCAGGCCGGAGACCGGAATAGCCGACATGAACAGCGCCATGATCCGACCACGGCGAAAGGTCGGAAACCACTGCGAGAGGTACAGCACCACGCCGGGAAAGAAGCCCGCCTCGGCGGCGCCGGTAAACAGGCGCAGTGTGTAGAAGTGCGTCGGCGTGGTCACGAACAGCAGGCACGTGGACAAGGTGCCCCACACGATCATCATCAGCGCAATCCAGCGCCTTGGCCCGAACCGGGTCAGCGCCAGGTTGCTTGGCACACCGCACAGTACGTAGCCGATGAAAAAGATCCCGGCACCCAGGCCGTACACGGTTTCACTGAATTTCAACGCGTCGAGCATCTGCAACTTGGCAAAGCCGACGTTGACCCGGTCGAGATAGTTGAACAGGTAGCAGATAAAAATGAAGGGGATCAGGCGCAGGGTTACGCGCTTGTAGATGGCGTTTTTAGCGTCATCGGTGGCCAGTGCTGCAGCGGCGCTCTGTGACATGGCGAGTCTCTCTTTATTATGATTTTTGGCGATGCGAGGGTAACGTTGATCGCTTGAACAGTCTCGGTGAGGCGATGGGCAACTGTCTTTGTGCTCGCGCACAGTCAAGCCCGCTTTGCGCTGTGCCGCTGACCAACCCGTTTCGAGGAAAATAGCCCCCATGTTCGAGCTGGATCATGAGCTGGCACAGGATATTGTCGATCGCACCATGGCAATCCTGCCCTACAACGTCAACGTGATGGACAACCAGGGCCTGATTCTCGGCAGCGGCGAGCCGGAGCGCATCAACACCCGTCACGAAGGCGCGCAACTGGTGCTGGCCAACGGGCGCGTGGTGGAAATCGACGGGCAGACCGCCAAGCACCTCAAGGGCGTGTTGCCGGGCATCAACCTGCCGCTGATGCATGACCAGCGCCTGATCGGCGTACTGGGTATCACTGGCGAACCGGAGGGGTTGCGCACCTACGCCGAACTGGTGCGCATGACCGCCGAAATGCTGGTCAGCCAGCGGCACCAGCAGGCCGAGCAGCAATGGCGGCGCCAGCGCTGTGACGACTTGCTGGCCTTGCTGCTGGCCGACACGGGCGACTCGCCGCGCCTGGTCGATGAAGCGCAACAGCTGGGCCTCAAGCCGCAACTGGCGCGCACGCCCTACCTGTTCGAACTGGGCGCGGGGCAGTCAGCCGAGGCCTTGAGCGCGTGGCTGACGTCGCGTTATCCGGACAGCTGGTGCGTGAGTTCCGCGCAGTTTTCCCTGTTATGGTGCCGTCCGGCCGCACTGCACGTCGACGACCCGCGCCTGCTGGATAAGCTCGATGGCCTGGGCTGGAACATTCTACGGGTTGCCGTAGGCGGACAGGCGCAAGGGCTGGCCGGCTTGCGCCGCTGCTATCGTCGCGTCGGTGACTTGCTGGCCTACGGTCGCGATATCCTGCCGCACACGCGCCTGTTGAGGCTCAACCGCTATCGCCTGCCGGTGATGCTCTGGCGTCACCGCAGCGACGACGCCCTGGAAGAACTGCTCAACCCACTGCGCAACGTCCTCGCCAAGGACAGCAACGGCCAACTGCTGGCCACGCTGCGCAGCTGGTGCGAGCACGACGGGCAAAGCCAGGCCTGCGCCGATGCCCTGGGGATTCACCGCAACAGCCTGCGCTACCGCATGGAAAGGATCGCCGAACTCAGCGGCGTCGACCCGCTGACCCTGGACGGCATGCTTGCGCTGTACCTGGGGGTGCAGCTGTTGCCCCAGACTTTGTAAAAATGAACAACAAACCTCACCCGCACTTGTGCATCGGACCGGCGTCAGCGGCGCTGCCAACTGTCAGCATGGGCGTTATAAAAACCGGAGAACGCCCATGAAAATCATCATCGCCCCTGACTCGTTCAAGGACAGCCTCAGTGCCGAACGGGTTGCCCAGGCCATTGCCGAGGGCCTGGCCCAGGTCTGGCCTGATGCACAGTTGGTGCACTGCCCGATGGCGGACGGCGGTGAGGGTACGGTCGAGGCGGTGCTCGCCGCGTGCAATGGCCAGTTGCGCAGCCAGAGCGTGCGGGGGCCTATGGGCGCTACGGTACAGGCGCACTGGGGATGGTTGGCCGACAGCCACACCGCGATCATCGAAATGGCTGAAGCCAGTGGCCTGCAGCTGGTTGCGCCGGGGCAGCGCGATGCCTGCTCCAGCAGCACCTATGGCACCGGCGAGCTGATCCGGGCGGCACTCGATCTGGGGGCTCGACGCATCATTCTGGCGATCGGCGGCAGTGCCACCAATGATGGCGGTGCGGGCGCGATGCAAGCGCTCGGCGTGCAGTTGTTCGATGCCCAGGATCAGCCACTGGTACCGGGGGGCCTGGCGCTGGGTAGTCTGGCCCGCATCAGCCTGGAAAACCTGGATCCACGTCTGGCGCAGGTTTGCTTTGAAATCGCGGCGGATGTAAACAACCCGCTTTGCGGACCCCATGGCGCCTCGGCGATTTTCGGCCCGCAAAAAGGCGCCACGCCCGAGCAGGTTCAACAGCTTGACGCCGCTCTTGGTCATTTTGCCGACCACTGTGCAAAAGTGCTGCCCAGGGATGTGCGTGACGAACCCGGCAGCGGCGCCGCCGGTGGCCTGGGTTTTGCCGCCAAAGCGTTTCTGGATGCGCGGTTCCGCGCCGGCGTAGAGGTAGTGGCCGAGTTGGTCGGATTGGACGCCGCCGTGCGCGGTGCCGACCTGCTCATCACCGGCGAGGGACGCTTCGACGCCCAGACCCTGCGCGGTAAAACCCCGTTTGGGGTGGCGCGTATCGCTCGCCACCACGGGGTGCCGGTAATCGTGCTCGCCGGTACTCTGGGCGACGGCTACGAGCAGATGTACGCCCATGGCGTGGATGCCGCGTTTGCGTTGCCACCGGGGCCGATGAGCCTTGCGCAGGCGTGCAGCGAGGCGCCGCGGTTGTTGCGTGAGCGCGCGGCGGATATCGCCCGACTGTGGCAAACCGCGCGTCACGCAGGAAGGCAAGCTCAGGGTGATTCGTAGCAGATCGAAAAGCGGTCAGGTTTACGTCCATAGGCCAGGAAATCCCCGACATTCTTGTTCACGCAGGCATTGGTCCCGGAGAACGACACGCCGTGTCGGTAGGCGCCCTTCAGCAGCGTCATGTGCGCGGCAGGCACGCTTTTGAAAGCCTTGAGGGTACCCGCCGCGGGCGTCTGATCGTCATACTCGGCCTGAACCATAAGGAGGCTATCGACCAGCGCCAGCTTGCGCAGCGGTACCCCCTCAAGCCGTTTGCCGGGCCAGTCGGCGCAATGCCTGGCGGCGAAGAAACTGCCGCCCACCGGGTACCGGATGGCGTACTGGTCTTCCTTTTCGGTCCAGAATGCTTCACCTGCAGAGACTGAGTCGTTGCATAGCACGGTGCTGCGTACTGATTCCTGGGGCGTGAGTTTCAATGGCCCGAGCGCCAGACCATTCCACGGTGACGGTCGGCGAGTGGCATCAAGCAGGCGCGTAAACGCTTGCTTGGCCAGTGTGTTTATGCCCGGGTCGGGGCTGAATCGGTGGGCTCGGGCTCTGGCCAACAGCTTGGCATCTTGCAGGTCTGGCGATTCACGCAACCACTGGCTGAGGGCGCGGGCAGCCATCAGGTATTCAGGCGTGCTGTAATACTCGTTGTCCGAGCGCAGCGCCACCCGGACCTGAGGCAGCAGGTTTAGAAAAATCGCGCCTATTGCCTGGGGATCGCTGCCCATCTGGTAGATCTTTGGACGCTCGGCGGCGCGTTGCGCGACAAATCGCGCGAACACGCGTTCTTTTTCCGGCGCCTGAGCCAAAGAGGCGTCCTGGAACGAGGCGGTCCAGTCTGTACTCGAGTCGAGTACCATGCGCCCGACCTGCTTTGGAAATACGCTGGCGTACCAGGCGCCCAGCCATGTGCCGTAAGAGTTGCCGAAGTAATTGAGCTGGCGTTCGTTGAGCAGCACCCGCACCAGCTCCATGTCCCGCGCCGTTTGTTCGGTATTGATATAAGGCGCCAGGCGTTGGCTGGCGCAGCCCCGGGCCAGTACGCCGGCGTTATGCTGGATGGCCTCGATATTGGCGGGGCTGCGGTCTTCGGTCATGTCGTGTTGTGCAACAATCTCCTCGTCGGATTGGCATACCAGTTGCGATTGCAGCGAGCTTCCCATTCCTCGCGGTGTCATTCCAATCACATCATAGGCGTTGACCAAATGCCGATAGGCCTCACCCTGTGGCTGCTCGGCGTATCCTTTCCATATTGATGCCAAGAGCACGGCGAATGCGTCGGCCTCGGCGCCAGGCCCGCCCG
This genomic stretch from Pseudomonas orientalis harbors:
- a CDS encoding alpha/beta fold hydrolase; translation: MVARTQCGIATVPLDHMNPALGVLELDITRVSAALPAGREGALFTNPGGPGAEADAFAVLLASIWKGYAEQPQGEAYRHLVNAYDVIGMTPRGMGSSLQSQLVCQSDEEIVAQHDMTEDRSPANIEAIQHNAGVLARGCASQRLAPYINTEQTARDMELVRVLLNERQLNYFGNSYGTWLGAWYASVFPKQVGRMVLDSSTDWTASFQDASLAQAPEKERVFARFVAQRAAERPKIYQMGSDPQAIGAIFLNLLPQVRVALRSDNEYYSTPEYLMAARALSQWLRESPDLQDAKLLARARAHRFSPDPGINTLAKQAFTRLLDATRRPSPWNGLALGPLKLTPQESVRSTVLCNDSVSAGEAFWTEKEDQYAIRYPVGGSFFAARHCADWPGKRLEGVPLRKLALVDSLLMVQAEYDDQTPAAGTLKAFKSVPAAHMTLLKGAYRHGVSFSGTNACVNKNVGDFLAYGRKPDRFSICYESP